Below is a window of Halolamina sp. CBA1230 DNA.
CGAAGGATCGTCGTCGATTCATCGACGCCGATGTCGACGGCGTCGTCACCGTCACCGATCTGCCCAGTGTTCAGGACGTACGACTCAACGTCGAGTGACTCAAGGAGGTCGCGGAAGCGATTCCCCTCTTTGCCTTCCGACCCGATGATGAAGGGGTTCGTGCCAACGACACGGATGGCCTCGCCAGCGCTGGACGGATCGCCGGCACTCGTCTCGATCGACTCCCCCAGCATGAACGCAGCGGCGGCCTGCGTCGCCGACAGCTTCGCAACCGGCGGCATCAGGGTGTTGCGCGTGATGAAGAAGACCTGATCCACACGCTCGAGATCGATGTCCTCGGCTGCCGACGCGAGCTGGTCCCGGCTGATCACGGCGCGCCCGTTGGCCGTGTATCGGTCGCTGTCGAAGTCAACCGAGCCGTCGTCGTTCACGTCGACGTTTTCGAGGACGGCCGATTCGTGCGTGACGGCGTCGTAGAGCTCGGGTTGCGTTGCTCGATCAAGGCCGATGGTTTTGACGAACAGCCCGTGCCCCTCGCTTCCGGCGACGGTCCCGCTCGGAAGCACCGCGCACACGTCATCTTGGAGCATCTCGGCAGATTCCGGCTCGTCCAGGCCGAGCCCGTGTGCGGTCAGGGTGGATTTGCCGGTGGCTGACAACCCGAGGAACACCTGCCCGACGGTTCGCAGGTCACCGTCCGGTGACCGCGTCCGAACGCGTTTGCTGCCGGCGTGAAGGCCGAGCCCGTCGGCTTGTTTAGCACGGTGCATGAACAGTCGGAGGAACGATTTCTTCGCTTCGCCGGTGTAGTCGCTGCCGAGGACGACAGTCAGCCCCTCCTCCGGGAGAATGCGGATCGCCGTCTGGTCGTGATCGGGGAGTTGGATCGTGTGGAAATCCGGGGTTCGATCCGCGTCGGTCACGGGGTCGAACAGGTTCGCCCACGCGAGGGCGATCCGGCCGTACGCTTTCGGGACGAACAGCCGACAGACGTAGGATTGGTCCGGGTGCCGCCCGACCTGCCGGTCAAGGCAGACCAGTTCGGTTGTGTCGAGTGCGTCGAGCGCCTGGTTGATGTACGCCCTGTCCTCGGCGGTGAAGTCGTGGTCGATCGCGTTTCGCGTGCGATCGGCCGTTCGGGATCGGTACGTACTCACGTACGAGGGCGACCCGTACTCGGTCGTCGTTTCGAGGTGGTCCGAAAACGTGCGGAGGCGTTCCAGCGATGGATTGTACAGGACGTTCGGGGCGCGGTCTGGGTCGGGAAGTTCCCGCTGGGTTGTCGACGATCCCGTGGGATCGGCCATGGGCAAGTGACAATAGGATACTCACATAATTATTTGGTTACCCACTCCTTGTTGGGATGGGCAGCCTGCCTGCAGTCCGGGCCGAGTGAGGCGGTCAATGTTTGGTTCGTGTGGGCACCGACTGGAGCGGCTGTTGCCGTCGATACCGGTGGCATGCAGGGTTCGTCGGAGGGTTTATTGTATTTACACACAGACTATATTCGTGATGGGTGACGTGCAGTACTGTTCGAACTGCGATGAACGGCAGCGGACGCTCACCGACAAGCCCTGGTTGGGGACGGTGTGTCTCGTCTGCGGCAACACTGTCGGTCAGTAAGCGGGTTCTGGCAGCGTCGACGACCAGTGCGACGTTGTTGCTCCCTCGAAGCCGGCCGTTGTCTGAGTGAGTGGTGAGGGAGTGATCGTGTCCGCCGAGGCGATGGCTGCGGGCTGCACCGTCATCGGCGCCGACCACCCCGACTCCGCCGTCGACGAGGTCATCGGCGACGCCGGCTTCCTCCCGAAGCCGACTGTCGAGGCATCGCCGACACGCTCCGGGCAGTTATCAGCGGCCAACCCCCCGCGGCCGACCCGGTCAAGCGCGCACGCCGGTACGGTTCAGGGCGGAGCAGTTTTGACATCCGCGACGGCCCAGAACGAAAAACGCTCGAACCCTCGTCACCGACCATCCCGACTCCGCCGTCGACGAAGGAATATCCCAACGATGGGGAGTCCCACCCCGTCAGGGGTGGAAGGAGGTCACGCTTTCAACTGTTGGACGATATCTGCTGGCGTGAACAGAGAGACGTCGTCCCGGTTCGTCGCAGCTGTGTGAAGATCGTCCGAGAACCCAGTTCGACAGAAGCAACAGTAGTGATACGTCGGTTTCTCACCTGATTCGGGTGACCAGCGAACCTGCGAGGCACTCCGTTCTAGATCGGCGAGGTCACCCTCCGTCATCTCACGGGTGGTGTACTTGCATTCGCCTGCGACAAGTGTTCCATCACTGCCAAGCCCCACCACATCGATCTCGTGGTTCTGGTGCCACCAGTACCCGATACCTTCGTACATCTTGGGGACGAGTGACGGCAGTGCATTCTGACACACTTGCTCAAACATCGACCCCATGTACTCGTTGAACGTCGGCGCAACCAACTCCTCGTACGCTTGCTCGCCGAGTTGTGTCAGCTTCGCCTCCTGTCCGTAGACGTACCGAAACCAGAACCGGAATAGTGGCTCCTGCAGCCGATATCGGCTTTTGCGAGTTGCATTTGGATTCGCTGTGATGGGGATGTCCCGTTCGACAAGCCGGAGGCGCTGAAGTTTTGACAGGTACGAGCCAAGTCGGTTGGACTCCACACCGACGAAGTCAGCGATTTCGTTCGCTGCACGCTTTCCCATCGCGATCGCTCTCAGTATCGTGTAGTACGTCTGCGGCTCGCGGATTCCGAACTCCGTCCGCAAGAGAAACTCCGGTTCGGTATGCAACACGCCATGTTCGGCGAGAATCTGTGACTGGATGTTCTCTTCTAAGGATTCGGACTGATTGAGCGCCTGGAGGTAGAAGGGGGTGCCACCAAACACACCCCACGACCGGATGATTGAGTCAGGGTCCGTTTCAGGATAGAACGTCGCTGCATCGGCGAGGCTAAGCGGTGGGAGGTCGATCGTGCCCGTTCGACGACCGTACAGCGGGCTGCCGCCACCGAGGACTTTGTCCTCCATGATGCTGATCGAAGACCCGACGAGAACCAGCGTCATGTCTGTTTCCTCGAGGTGAAGGTCCCAGACCCGCTGTATCTTCGATGGCAAGCTGTCATCCGATTCGATCAGATACGGGAATTCGTCGAGGACGACGACTGCGTTCTGCTGTCCAAGGGTCTTGAGCAGCGTCTCCCAATCTCGTTGCATATCGTCGAGAATTGGGAATGACTCACTGGCAGTCGCAACGAAATTCGCCAATTGAGCGTCCTGCGTTTCCTCAGTTGCTTGCCAGTAGACCGCGTTCTCCTGGTCCTGTATCGCTTCCCGAACGAGCGCACTCTTCCCCAGGCGTCGACGCCCATAGACCACGATCAATTCGGCCTGCCCACTCTCGAAGCGGGTTTCCAGCATGTCGAGCTCGTCATCACGGTTCACGAAACTCGACTGATCCATACTGGCCGTTGTTCCTCGTTGTCCGTAATACTACCGAATATCTAAAACACGATTTTACTAATCGCGATTTTACTAATCCTGTGTAATACCGCTAGCTGCTTCGTAAGCGGATTCTGCAGGGAGTCAGTGATCTGTCTGGTCTGTGCTCCCTCGAAGCCGGCCGTTGTCTGAGTGAGCGGTGAGAGGATGACCGTGTCCGCTGAGGCGATGGCCGCCGGCTGCACCGTCATCGGCGCCGACCACCCCGATTCTGCTGCCAACGAGTTGACCTCCTCCCGCGCCTAAAGACGCGGGAATCCCACCACGGGATTTCGGGCCGGTCGAACCGACCCTCTGGTTTCAAGACGCATTCGTTCCAAGCGTCTCTTGCTGGGTGTCAGCATCGGCTTGGCTGTCTTGTGGGGCGGTCAAACGCCCCCCATCCTCAGCCGAGTCATCGCCATCCATGTGTTCTCTTGAATGGCTCTCTCCACTGAGGTAGCGGTCTGCGATATTTATCGCACCGTTCACGTCCGCTTGGTACTCACTCATCCAGCACGCGTCGTTCGGACACGTAAACGTCGCCTGTCGCGGACGATATCCTACCTCACCGCAAGCGTGGCACTCCTTCGACGTGTTGCGCGGGTTCACCGTCTCGACGGGAATCCCCTTCTCGACGGCCTTGTAGCGTATCTGCGCGTGGAGTTTAGCGAACCCCCATCCGTGGAGACGCCGGTTCATGAAGTCGCCGTAGTCCATCGACTCCCGTATGTACGTCAGGTCTTCCAGAACGAGAACGGGGTTCTCGACGGACTCCGCGTACTCCACGACTTCGCGGGTGACGCGATGGAACACGTCATCTATCTGTTGCCACACGTCGTCCCCGAAGGACTCCGCAATACGCTCGCTTCCGCGCGTCTGGAGTCGCCGAGTAGCGGTGAAGTAGGTCTTGCGGAGCCGACGAACGGTCTTGCCCTCGTCGGCCCATAGTTCGGGCGCGGTCGGCGAACCGTCGTCGTCGCGGTGACACACCGTGACGAGTGACGCTTCCCCGATGTCTACTCCGATAGGCGTCCGTTCTTCGGCAGACACCTCGGAGCGTTCCTCCACGTCGCGGGTGGCAGTGACGTGGAGATACCACGTCCCGTCCCGCTCGAACAGCCGACTCTCACCCATCGTGGCGTCTCCCGCTTGCAACGCTTCCAGCCAGTCCCGCTGTTCGGGATTCGGTTGTGCTGGCATCCAGAGGTGGTAGTCCTCGTGATGCGGGATTTTGACGTACCACTCGATAGCGTTCTCGGGCTTATGGTCAAGTCGTACCCCTTCGTTGGTGAAGCGAACAGGGTGGTCGTCGTGCAGTTCGCCCGCGTTGTAGGTCGTCGTGAGTTGCGGGACGTACTTCTTGAGCGCGTTTTTCGCGTACCCGCTCAGGTCGTAGTTGACCACCACGTCGTTCGCTTCGGGCTGGGTGGTACATCGGGCGTCGAAGGCGTCTTGGAGGGCACGCTGGTACGCTTCTCGCGTCTCTCGGAGTTTCTGCCGCTTGTGGGCGTTCGGCTCCACAAGTTTGAGTTCGAGCGTCTTCGTGAGTTCAGTCACGAATCGCCCTCCTTGTGTTGCTGGATGTAGTTCTCGACCGTCTCACTCGAAACGTGCCCGGCGGTCCCTGCGTAGTATCCTCGCGCCCATCCGATTTTCTCGTCGTCGTGGTCGGCATATCGGTGGTTGTACTTGCGCGAGGAGATGCCCTTGAACCAGTTGGCGAGGAGCGCCGGTTCGTTCTTCGGTGGGCTACTGACGAACAGGTGAACGTGGTCGGGCTGTACAGTGAGATCGAGTATTTCGACGCCTTTGTCGTCGGCTATTTCGTGGAGGATGGACCGGACACGGCTGGCGACCTCGTTGACGAGTACCGGCTGCCGGTACTTCGGCAACCACACTATGTGGTAGTTGAGGTTGTAGGTCGCGTGCCGTGTGGTCTTCATCCGCGTTGTATACTATGGTTCGTCGACGTCTTAATACTGCCGGTAGAACGGTGGGAAATCCAGCCGTGACGTCGTCGGTGGGTGTGTAGGCTATTGTCCGATTGACCCCCGCCTAAAGACGGGGGTATGCGCTCGTATCTTTATCATCGGCGACGCCGGTTTCTGATCACGGTTGCAGTCGACGGGGCTGCTGTGAAAGGAGGCAGTACGACACTCCATGTTACCCCGATGTACGGGAGGTGGGTGGTGAATTCCTTGTTGGGGCGAGAAGGGTTCGGACGATTGAACGGTGGTTGGTGTCGGAGTTGTCGGATTCATCCCCGCCCTGAACAGTAGTTGCCGAATCAAATCTTGTTCCGTACTAACCGAGACGTTGAGTTCGCGCATTTCACGATCGTAGCGGATTTCGCTGTGACAGATTCAGTGAGAGAGCGAGGGAACGCCGCGTCAGCGGCGTTCCCGAGCGATACCTCTGCGCGATAAGGCGTACTCACCGGTCACCCCGGTCAGAGTCGAGTGTGAACTCAGCCGTAGTCTGTTGTGAGAACGAATCTGCGGAAGATTCGTGTTGAGATCAGCGGTGTCTCTGGGAATGTTTCAGCTGAAGCTAAGACGTTGGCTAACACCCACAGATTGTACAAAGACACCGCGAACAGAAAGTAGAACAGTCGCACCGAGAACGTCGGTGATGACGTTCTCGGGAGGAAATCGCCGAGCTGGCGATAGGACGTTTCGATCCCCCAGCGGCGGCGGAACGCCGCCGCGTACGCGTTCGCTGTCGATGAATCTACGTCTAAGCTCGTCACGAACCAGACGTGCTCGTCTTCGCTTGTGCGGTGCGGAACCGCAAAGACTGTGACATTTACCGACGCTGTTGGTTTGCGCTTTCGCTGCATCGTGTACTCGTCAGCAACCGTCTCAGCGCCGGCGCTGAGACGGTCTTTCATTCCACTACTCGGACGCGCACGCACGATGTAATCGACATCCTGCTGTTCTAACTCTGCGACGACGTGGACTTGGTAGAATCCACGGTCGAGGTAGACGTGTCGAATGGAGACGTACTGTTTGGCTGTTTCGAGCAAGGAGCGAACGGCTTCGCGCTTGGCGCGAAAGCCGTTCCCGTCCATCGGGACTACCGCAAGCGTAAATCGCGTGCGAGGAGCGACGATACACAGTGTTGCGAAGCAAAACGCTTTGTTCGTTCCGAGATCTGGATACGTGGTTAGGACGTGGTCTGTGTCGGCAGACCCGTAGAAGCGCCACTCGTGGAGATCGATGGCAACATCGACGAACGCAGGAAGTCGGCGCTGAGACCGGAGGACTTCGAACACTCGCTCTCGGACGCCATCGAACTGGTCAGTGACGGCGTCTGTAGAGAGATTGCGCAAGTGATACAGCAGCGATTTAGCGAGTGAATTTCGAGCCGTAGCGGTGATATCGACGTGCTCGTCACGATCAAGTTGGAGCGTCTTCCCACCCGTATTTGCGAACTCCTGATCAAAAGCAATCCGAGAGAGGATTTCTTGGAAATCCTCTCTCGTGTACTTCCCACACGGTTTCACGCCGAATTCGAGTTCTGGAAACAGCACCGTCGACGCAGCACGGCAAACCTGTTTCGCCTCAGCTGTCTGGATCATCTGTTGACCAACACAGCCTAGCATCAAGAGCCTCAGTCAGGTTCGGCAACTACTGTGAAGGGCGGGGCTTTCTCCTTGATTTCTGGCTCTGTTGAAATCCTCAACCCGTGACAGATTTGGAGGTGATCAGTAAGTACAGAGAACGTCAACACCAGCGGTTATCCTCCGATAATAAATCCGAGACCGAGGAACGGGGCAGCGACGCCGCACAGCAATACGAGAACCGCCGTGAAACGGAGTACGCCTACCGCCTGTAGCTGGGTCTCTGGGAGGGACTCGGCGATTCCCGACAGCGCAGTTCCGACGATCATAAATAGTAACCATCGGGTTTCGCCAGCGTCGCCGACACTCCAGACATACACGAACATACACAAGAAGGTAAGCGACAGGCCGAGCTGGAAAAGTCCGATTCGACGGCCTTGTGGCTCGTTGAACAGCACTTCGCTGATATAGGGGACCATGAGCGACGTATTTCTGCTTGAGATACAAAATAATGCCTCAGTGCGTCCCAGCAGAAAGTCCCCTCCCGTGATACGCGATTCCTCTGTAAGGGGGGATGAATACTACGAGATGCGCAACCCCACTTACCGGTTGTTTCACCGGAGATAGTATTTGCCCAATAAGATTTCAACAGAGCCTGATTTCTGTAAACCACAATATCCCAACGCCGGTCGGGAATCCTCGCCCGTCAGGGTGGGGAGGATGTCAACCGTCGGTGTCCGGTTCCAACGGAAGACGTTCTGCATCGACGTCCTCGTACGCGTTGTCCGAGCCCAAGATTGGATGCCCGCGCGTCTCGGCGGTGGCCGCGTGGAAGGAGTCGAACGCGGTCATCCCCTCTTCGAAGTAGTTCACCGCTTTGAGCACGATCTGCTTCTCTTCCTCAGTCTCAACGGGAACGATGTCAAGCATATTTGAGAACAACGTGATGTAATCGAACTCGTGTCGCTCTCGGATGAGTAGCACCTCCAGATACGCGTACGAGGACGTCACGACGTCGTGTTCTTCGAGGAGGTTCTCCGCGCGGTCTTTGAGCCAGTCGGAGTCTTTGGCGAGAGCGAGAAGAAAATCGGTTTCAACGTATGCGGTCATTCGTCCCCACCCTCTGCGGGGTGTTTGCCTCGTTCAAACCCTGCTTCGGCGTCCTCTTTCGCCTGCTCTCGTGCCCCCTCGCGGAGCTCTTCAATAGACTTCCCCTCGAACGCATCGCCAGCGGCTTCACGAACGGCTTTGAGTGGGTCCTCGTCGATGGGGATGAGTTCGAGCCGATCCTCGTATTCGACGACGTGGAACTTCTCGCCGTACTTTTTCCTCAGCTCCGAGGACAGGTATAGCCGCCCGTGCGAATCTGTTTCGACTGACATAGGAGTGCGTTTGTATGGGATGAACAAAGAAGTTTCCCAAAATTCGATTATCTATCCCATACACCAGCGAGGCAGACAGCCCGGTCGCGTCGCTCAACGTTCGACCACGCATAGAAAAAGGATCCGTATAGGTTCATGAGGTGCTCCTACTGCTAATCAGAAATTTCAAATTCATTATTGACCCCGTAAGCTAACCCACCCCTAAAGGGGTGGGCTTTCAGCGTGGACTCCCGCTCTGGCCGAATCTTCGGCAGGAGGCTCATACTCTCCGTTCGCGTTCATCGTCCCGCTGTTCAAGCGCACGCCTACGAGTGCGCCTCCACCGGAGCCAGTTTGGTTCCGGCGGAGATACCGCAAACCGATGTTCTTCGCGGCGTTGTAGTCGGCGTGGTTCTCGTAGCCACACTTCAGGCACTCGAACTCCTCACTATCCCGGTTGTCGGGGTGTGTGAACCCACAGTGTGAACACCGCCGAGAAGTGTTCTCCGGGTCAACCTGTTCCACGTCGATCCCGTACTCTTCGGCTTTGTACTCGACGTACTCGTACAGGCGGTTGAACGCCCACTTGTGCCCCCACGACGCGTCAGTGCGTTCTCGAATGTCCGTCAGGTCTTCAAACGTTATCACCGAACAGTCGTGGGCGCGGGCTTCAGTCACCAACTCGTTCGATATGCGGTGGAGCGTTATCTTGAATCGGCCTTCCTCTTTGCGTCCGACCGATTGGATGTTCTCGTGCGCCCACCGCGTCCCGTGTTCCTGCAAGTCCCCACGCCGGTTCTCGTATTCGCGCCGCCAGTGGTCGAACTCGTCGCCCGTCCAAAACGTGCCAGTGCTGGTAACTGCGAGATTGTTCACGCCGAGGTCAATCCCGAGAACCGTTCCGTTCTCGGTGGCCTCCTGTTCCGTCG
It encodes the following:
- the tnpA gene encoding IS200/IS605 family transposase, translated to MKTTRHATYNLNYHIVWLPKYRQPVLVNEVASRVRSILHEIADDKGVEILDLTVQPDHVHLFVSSPPKNEPALLANWFKGISSRKYNHRYADHDDEKIGWARGYYAGTAGHVSSETVENYIQQHKEGDS
- a CDS encoding transposase yields the protein MIQTAEAKQVCRAASTVLFPELEFGVKPCGKYTREDFQEILSRIAFDQEFANTGGKTLQLDRDEHVDITATARNSLAKSLLYHLRNLSTDAVTDQFDGVRERVFEVLRSQRRLPAFVDVAIDLHEWRFYGSADTDHVLTTYPDLGTNKAFCFATLCIVAPRTRFTLAVVPMDGNGFRAKREAVRSLLETAKQYVSIRHVYLDRGFYQVHVVAELEQQDVDYIVRARPSSGMKDRLSAGAETVADEYTMQRKRKPTASVNVTVFAVPHRTSEDEHVWFVTSLDVDSSTANAYAAAFRRRWGIETSYRQLGDFLPRTSSPTFSVRLFYFLFAVSLYNLWVLANVLASAETFPETPLISTRIFRRFVLTTDYG
- a CDS encoding RNA-guided endonuclease TnpB family protein; protein product: MEKRRTVPVKLDVDSTDAALLEDTVDEFLWAANYVTRHAFHGEYVTTSKTTLHDDTYEDVRDETPLHSNHVQAARNKAAEACKSVVEKWKQGTKASKPHFTSPHVVYDHRTATFHDEYVSLATVDGRIEADYVLPDEERDTPHAEYFFSDQYETTGAELHYTNGDWMLHIHCKKDVEADTTEQEATENGTVLGIDLGVNNLAVTSTGTFWTGDEFDHWRREYENRRGDLQEHGTRWAHENIQSVGRKEEGRFKITLHRISNELVTEARAHDCSVITFEDLTDIRERTDASWGHKWAFNRLYEYVEYKAEEYGIDVEQVDPENTSRRCSHCGFTHPDNRDSEEFECLKCGYENHADYNAAKNIGLRYLRRNQTGSGGGALVGVRLNSGTMNANGEYEPPAEDSARAGVHAESPPL
- a CDS encoding PIN domain-containing protein; this encodes MTAYVETDFLLALAKDSDWLKDRAENLLEEHDVVTSSYAYLEVLLIRERHEFDYITLFSNMLDIVPVETEEEKQIVLKAVNYFEEGMTAFDSFHAATAETRGHPILGSDNAYEDVDAERLPLEPDTDG
- a CDS encoding RNA-guided endonuclease TnpB family protein, whose product is MTELTKTLELKLVEPNAHKRQKLRETREAYQRALQDAFDARCTTQPEANDVVVNYDLSGYAKNALKKYVPQLTTTYNAGELHDDHPVRFTNEGVRLDHKPENAIEWYVKIPHHEDYHLWMPAQPNPEQRDWLEALQAGDATMGESRLFERDGTWYLHVTATRDVEERSEVSAEERTPIGVDIGEASLVTVCHRDDDGSPTAPELWADEGKTVRRLRKTYFTATRRLQTRGSERIAESFGDDVWQQIDDVFHRVTREVVEYAESVENPVLVLEDLTYIRESMDYGDFMNRRLHGWGFAKLHAQIRYKAVEKGIPVETVNPRNTSKECHACGEVGYRPRQATFTCPNDACWMSEYQADVNGAINIADRYLSGESHSREHMDGDDSAEDGGRLTAPQDSQADADTQQETLGTNAS
- a CDS encoding ATP-binding protein; the encoded protein is MDQSSFVNRDDELDMLETRFESGQAELIVVYGRRRLGKSALVREAIQDQENAVYWQATEETQDAQLANFVATASESFPILDDMQRDWETLLKTLGQQNAVVVLDEFPYLIESDDSLPSKIQRVWDLHLEETDMTLVLVGSSISIMEDKVLGGGSPLYGRRTGTIDLPPLSLADAATFYPETDPDSIIRSWGVFGGTPFYLQALNQSESLEENIQSQILAEHGVLHTEPEFLLRTEFGIREPQTYYTILRAIAMGKRAANEIADFVGVESNRLGSYLSKLQRLRLVERDIPITANPNATRKSRYRLQEPLFRFWFRYVYGQEAKLTQLGEQAYEELVAPTFNEYMGSMFEQVCQNALPSLVPKMYEGIGYWWHQNHEIDVVGLGSDGTLVAGECKYTTREMTEGDLADLERSASQVRWSPESGEKPTYHYCCFCRTGFSDDLHTAATNRDDVSLFTPADIVQQLKA
- a CDS encoding phosphoenolpyruvate carboxykinase (ATP) → MADPTGSSTTQRELPDPDRAPNVLYNPSLERLRTFSDHLETTTEYGSPSYVSTYRSRTADRTRNAIDHDFTAEDRAYINQALDALDTTELVCLDRQVGRHPDQSYVCRLFVPKAYGRIALAWANLFDPVTDADRTPDFHTIQLPDHDQTAIRILPEEGLTVVLGSDYTGEAKKSFLRLFMHRAKQADGLGLHAGSKRVRTRSPDGDLRTVGQVFLGLSATGKSTLTAHGLGLDEPESAEMLQDDVCAVLPSGTVAGSEGHGLFVKTIGLDRATQPELYDAVTHESAVLENVDVNDDGSVDFDSDRYTANGRAVISRDQLASAAEDIDLERVDQVFFITRNTLMPPVAKLSATQAAAAFMLGESIETSAGDPSSAGEAIRVVGTNPFIIGSEGKEGNRFRDLLESLDVESYVLNTGQIGDGDDAVDIGVDESTTILRELARGTVTWTDDTAVPLQVPATVPGLDMDSYRVPAIVADYERQAADLRADRRAYLETFDDLDREIVDAVY